From Pelmatolapia mariae isolate MD_Pm_ZW linkage group LG22, Pm_UMD_F_2, whole genome shotgun sequence, a single genomic window includes:
- the anln gene encoding anillin — translation MDPFTEKLLERTRARRENLQKKLAERTNAANRQVVKRPREPLTDTNIVISESLIDKVPQTSTKPSPSKRKCSGENVQPAADEENQEPAMPQAPLLSDPPTDKKPPVGPASIRPFSSSSEKTSGKPVLQSQSVQLKTERPEPDKMAVCTALVPPSRTEAQIGAANPAPQSNKEDPAPSAAGMKSRLQNLAEQRKCWDTDDACDVPSDCIPVSTIKRPFDAQPAASPSVSSEISLGRRGRLANLAETIGSWEDDLSHAKIPKEKAKETLATSSSPRFTVRDAAASSTKPSVSVTSSTVRSKCTGISKQQAAFSPSLQKADLVSSPQKCSNQGTAVSSIHQKTSIEEPALLSSQQKASSSSMSALQSPLKHQALSEGPNVSCSPQKPELCAKPSSSDLPVSKEKVTTGAFGVKSLRERINQSSPARVGVQTSTASVSPNTRSVQERLRAAQATNTTTADITMRQKLERESELAQLCSRFQQRSKMWKDKEGGADTKEEVVKPVEREVISSEPPDEFPAPYKKSDAHGECTPSAGRQLMNSPPVLTSSPLKVAVHTTEKLTEETPEEKQEKREENVDQSINSTVINELFGDLEQSEDHSCDEEDALNISSMSLLTPLAETVAAVVNSPEKRMMTSTPANSFIMKSTTPDDVAKAKSFQTSSDGDGASVSSEDHKLPYSIDAYRSTRVKNTERPSVKQVIVRKEDVSKRAEEPRASSLFSIKQKIKILTNEINLQQTVIYQASQALNCCTDEEHGKGSQVEAEAERLLLVASEKREALKVELDQLKGNPGGRKEGPAAPQPSTMASKGCITLQELRLPLKADFVCSTANKPESTKHSFFIMIRAGAENIVATPLATTHRGLSGDTLTFPTKFTISDVDSDFDISLEVYCLVQKREICSDKKKKTNKSKAITPKKFLAITKTTQTPVVASPGGPNAVRTSNFALIGAYKLTLSSIGKTQFPLEKVPFLCPLEGHIYLKMHCEVGSKVEERGFLTMFEDVSGFGAWHRRWCVLSGYCISYWTYPDDEKRKNPIGRINLSNCTSKAVEPASREFCARPNTFELVTVRPRRDDDRETLVSQCQSTMCVTRNWLSADTKEERNLWMKKLNQILVDLRMWQPDACNRPLPN, via the exons ATGGATCCGTTTACTGAG AAACTGTTGGAGCGAACTCGAGCTCGCAGAGAGAACCTCCAGAAGAAACTCGCAGAAAGAACCAATGCAGCGAACAGACAGGTGGTGAAAAGGCCTCGAGAGCCACTGACTGACACAAACATTGTGATCAGCGAGTCTCTTATTGATAAAG TGCCCCAGACGTCCACAAAGCCATCTCCCTCGAAGCGCAAGTGCTCTGGAGAAAATGTCCAACCTGCAGCTGATGAAGAGAACCAGGAGCCGGCGATGCCACAAGCTCCTCTTCTCTCAGATCCTCCCACAGACAAAAAGCCTCCGGTGGGTCCAGCCAGCATCCggcctttctcctcctcctcggaGAAGACTTCAGGAAAGCCTGTTCTGCAGTCTCAGTCAGTGCAGCTGAAAACAGAACGCCCAGAACCCGACAAGATGGCTGTCTGCACTGCTCTTGTTCCTCCAAGCAGAACAGAAGCACAGATAGGAGCCGCCAATCCAGCCCCTCAGAGTAACAAAGAGGATCCAGCTCCATCTGCTGCTGGCATGAAATCACGCTTACAAAACCTGGCAGAGCAGAGGAAGTGCTGGGACACTGACG ATGCTTGTGATGTACCTTCAGACTGTATTCCTGTATCCACGATAAAGAGACCATTTGATGCCCAACCAGCTGCCAGTCCCTCTGTCTCCTCAGAAATTTCCCTTGGGAGGAGAGGCAGACTGGCCAACCTGGCTGAAACCATTGGTTCCTGGGAGGATGATCTCAGCCATGCTAAAATCCCCAAAGAGAAAGCAAAGGAGACGCTCGCTACTTCGTCTAGTCCCAGATTTACAGTCAGAGATGCTGCGGCTTCCAGCACTAAACCCAGCGTTTCGGTGACCAGTTCAACCGTGAGGAGCAAGTGCACGGGCATCTCCAAACAG cagGCTGCGTTTTCTCCAAGCCTTCAAAAAGCCGACTTGGTATCCAGTCCTCAGAAGTGCTCCAACCAGGGCACTGCAGTTTCCTCTATTCATCAGAAGACCTCGATTGAGGAACCGGCCCTCTTATCTAGTCAGCAGAAGGCCAGCTCCTCCTCCATGTCAGCGCTTCAAAGTCCCCTAAAACATCAGGCCCTGTCCGAAGGCCCAAATGTCTCCTGCAGTCCCCAGAAGCCAGAGCTTTGTGCCAAGCCCAGCTCATCTGACCTTCCAGTCTCGAAGGAAAAGGTTACTACAGGAGCTTTTG GAGTGAAATCTTTGCGGGAGCGCATCAACCAGAGCTCACCTGCTCGAGTCGGAGTACAGACCAGCACTGCCTCTGTGAGTCCAAACACCAGGTCGGTACAGGAGAGACTCAGAGCTGCCCAGGCTACAAACACAACCACCGCTGACATCACTATGAGACAGAAACTG GAGCGTGAGAGTGAGCTGGCTCAACTTTGCAGTCGCTTCCAGCAGAGGAGCAAAATGTGGAAGGACAAAGAAGGAGGAGCGGACACTAAG GAAGAGGTCGTAAAGCCTGTTGAGAGAGAAGTGATCTCATCTGAGCCACCGGATGAATTCCCTGCACCATATAAGAAATCTGACGCACACGGCGAGTGCACTCCTTCAG CAGGTCGTCAGCTGATGAACTCCCCTCCAGTGTTGACCTCCAGCCCCCTGAAAGTGGCTGTTCACACTACAGAGAAGTTGACTGAAGAGACCCCAGAGGAGAAGcaggagaaaagagaagaaaacgtGGACCAGTCTATCAATTCTACTGTCATCAACGAGCTGTTTGGAGATCTAGAACAGAGTGAAGATCACAGCTGTGATGAGGAAGATGCTTTAAATATCTCCTCGATGTCCCTCCTCACTCCACTGGCAGAGACTGTGGCCGCTGTGGTAAACAGTCCAGAAAAGAGAATGATG ACATCCACTCCAGCCAACTCTTTCATTATGAAGAGCACAACTCCAGACGATGTCGCCAAAGCCAAAAGCTTCCAGACCTCCTCAGATGGAGATGGTGCAAGTGTCTCAAGTGAGGACCACAAGCTTCCCTACAG TATCGATGCATACAGGTCAACCAGGGTGAAGAACACCGAGAGGCCCAGTGTGAAGCAGGTTATTGTGAGAAAAGAAGATGTTTCTAAGAGAGCCGAGGAGCCCCGAGCATCCAGCCTGTTCAGTATCAAACAGAAGATAAAG ATTCTGACAAATGAAATCAACCTGCAGCAGACGGTTATCTATCAAGCTAGCCAGGCACTAAACTGCTGCACAGATGAAGAGCACGGGAAAGGCTCGCAGGTGGAGGCTGAGGCAGagaggctgctgctggtggcaA GCGAAAAGAGAGAGGCACTGAAGGTGGAGCTGGACCAGCTGAAAGGAAATCCAGGAGGAAGGAAAGAGGGGCCTGCAGCCCCACAGCCGAGCACGATGGCCTCCAAAGGCTGCATCACCCTGCAGGAGCTACGCCTGCCTCTCAAGGCAGACTTTGTCTGTTCCACTGCCAATAAACCAG AGTCTAccaaacattcatttttcatcatGATCAGGGCGGGAGCAGAGAACATTGTGGCCACGCCTTTAGCCACGACACACCGTGGCCTGAGTGGGGACACCCTCACCTTCCCCACCAAGTTCACTAT ATCTGACGTTGACAGTGACTTTGACATCAGTCTAGAAGTATACTGTCTG GTGCAGAAACGTGAAATCTGCAgtgacaagaagaagaaaaccaaCAAGTCGAAA GCTATCACTCCAAAGAAGTTCCTTGCCATCACt AAGACGACACAGACACCAG TTGTGGCCAGTCCTGGAGGCCCCAATGCTGTTCGCACCAGTAACTTTGCTCTGATTGGAGCATACAAGCTCACCCTGTCTTCAATTGGGAAGACCCAGTTTCCTTTGGAGAAG GTGCCATTCTTGTGCCCTTTGGAGGGCCACATCTACCTTAAGATGCACTGTGAAGTGGGCTCAAAGGTGGAGGAAAGGGGCTTCCTG ACAATGTTTGAAGATGTTAGTGGATTTGGAGCTTGGCACAGACGATGGTGTGTCCTGTCAGGATACTGCATCTCCTACTGGACTTACCCAGACGATGAA